A genomic region of Blattabacterium cuenoti contains the following coding sequences:
- a CDS encoding uroporphyrinogen-III synthase, with translation MKINNILISQPLNSASNAPYIKLSMNKNVNIDFRSFIEVKGVSSSDVRKQKINFSDFTVVLFISKKSVDHYFRLAELMRFKVPISMKYICQTETVAYYLQKYIVFRKRKIHIGNKSFQDILPYVIKHSKEKFLLPSSDILKPEIPDILNKQNIFWKRVILYKTTFSDLSDLKNIYYDILVFFSPVEIKSLFDNFPNFDQNNIKIATFGKNTFNAAYKAGLNIDIKVPTPEFPSMAMALEKYIKKLNIIRY, from the coding sequence ATGAAGATAAATAATATTCTGATTTCACAACCTCTTAATAGTGCATCTAATGCCCCATATATAAAACTTAGCATGAATAAAAATGTAAATATCGATTTCCGATCTTTTATAGAAGTAAAAGGGGTATCATCCAGTGATGTAAGAAAACAAAAAATTAATTTTTCTGATTTTACTGTCGTTCTTTTTATCAGTAAAAAATCCGTAGATCATTATTTTAGGTTAGCAGAATTGATGCGTTTCAAAGTTCCTATTTCTATGAAATATATTTGTCAAACAGAAACTGTAGCATATTATTTGCAAAAATATATTGTATTTAGAAAAAGAAAAATTCATATTGGAAATAAATCATTTCAAGATATACTTCCTTATGTTATAAAACATTCCAAAGAAAAATTTCTTTTACCTTCTTCGGATATATTAAAACCAGAAATTCCTGACATATTAAATAAACAAAATATTTTTTGGAAAAGAGTTATTTTATATAAAACTACTTTTAGCGATTTATCCGATTTAAAAAATATATACTATGATATTTTAGTTTTTTTTAGTCCAGTAGAAATAAAATCTTTATTTGATAATTTTCCTAATTTTGATCAAAATAATATTAAAATTGCTACTTTTGGAAAAAATACTTTTAATGCAGCTTATAAAGCTGGATTAAACATTGATATAAAAGTTCCAACACCAGAATTCCCCTCTATGGCTATGGCTTTGGAAAAATATATTAAAAAACTAAATATAATCAGATATTAA